In Paenibacillus sonchi, a single genomic region encodes these proteins:
- a CDS encoding nitrogenase component 1, whose amino-acid sequence MPMGINLIGEYNIAGEMWDIEKLMNSAGISVTSRITGDARYKEVTWAHRAKVNMVVCSRALLGLAREMESRYGIPYFEGSFYGAKETTYSLRQMAYLMNDRDMERRVDRLTEREEARLSQELRPYRKILKGKKAVLYTGGVKSWSVISALKELGVQVVGVGTNKSTEDDVRRIADRVGDDTEYIPEGGAGRILKTVRERKADMMIAGGRNMYVAMKEQIPFIDINQERHKAYAGYEGLLRLAKELTYSLANPIWKLAASPAPWDKEAPPYDR is encoded by the coding sequence ATGCCCATGGGGATCAATCTTATCGGCGAATACAATATCGCCGGCGAGATGTGGGATATCGAGAAGCTGATGAACAGTGCCGGTATTTCAGTAACCTCACGGATAACAGGAGATGCCCGCTACAAGGAGGTCACCTGGGCGCACCGCGCCAAGGTGAACATGGTTGTCTGCAGCCGGGCCTTACTTGGACTCGCCAGGGAAATGGAGTCCAGATACGGCATCCCCTATTTCGAAGGCTCTTTTTACGGAGCCAAGGAGACGACTTATTCGCTGCGGCAAATGGCCTATCTGATGAATGACCGTGATATGGAGCGCCGGGTAGACCGGCTAACCGAGCGTGAAGAGGCCCGGCTCAGCCAGGAGCTGCGTCCTTACCGCAAAATTCTGAAAGGAAAGAAAGCGGTGCTCTATACCGGCGGCGTCAAGAGCTGGTCGGTCATTTCCGCACTGAAGGAGCTGGGCGTTCAGGTGGTGGGCGTCGGAACGAACAAAAGCACAGAGGATGATGTCCGGCGGATCGCTGACCGTGTAGGTGACGATACCGAATATATTCCCGAGGGCGGTGCCGGCCGCATCCTCAAGACGGTCCGGGAACGCAAAGCCGATATGATGATCGCGGGCGGCCGCAATATGTATGTTGCGATGAAGGAACAGATTCCGTTCATTGATATCAACCAGGAGCGGCATAAAGCGTATGCGGGCTATGAAGGACTTCTGCGGCTCGCCAAGGAACTGACCTATTCGCTGGCCAATCCGATCTGGAAGCTGGCTGCCAGCCCGGCTCCGTGGGATAAGGAGGCGCCTCCCTATGACCGTTAA
- the nifH gene encoding nitrogenase iron protein, with protein MRQIAFYGKGGIGKSTTSQNTLAQLATKFKQRIMIVGCDPKADSTRLILNTKAQNSVLELAAELGSVEDLELEDVLQTGFGDIINVECGGPEPGVGCAGRGIITAINFLEQEGAYQDLDFVSYDVLGDVVCGGFAMPIREGKAQEIYIVCSGEMMAMYAANNIARGILKYATSGGVRLGGLICNSRNTDREDELIMELARRLNTQMIHFVPRDNIVQHAELRRMTVAQYNPAHQQAKEYEILAEKILNNKMLTIPTPISMEELEELLMEFGIIEDEEAALKKLQASGQ; from the coding sequence ATGAGACAAATAGCTTTCTACGGTAAAGGCGGTATCGGTAAATCCACAACCTCCCAAAACACTTTGGCCCAGCTCGCAACCAAATTCAAACAAAGAATTATGATCGTAGGCTGTGACCCGAAGGCAGACTCGACCCGCCTGATTCTGAACACCAAGGCACAGAACTCGGTGCTGGAGCTGGCAGCCGAACTGGGCTCGGTAGAGGATTTGGAACTGGAGGATGTGCTGCAGACCGGCTTTGGCGACATTATCAATGTAGAGTGCGGCGGACCTGAACCGGGTGTAGGCTGCGCAGGGCGCGGTATCATTACTGCCATCAACTTCCTGGAGCAGGAAGGCGCCTATCAGGATCTGGACTTTGTATCCTATGACGTATTGGGCGACGTTGTATGCGGCGGTTTCGCCATGCCGATCCGTGAAGGCAAAGCCCAAGAGATCTATATCGTATGTTCCGGTGAAATGATGGCGATGTACGCGGCCAACAACATTGCACGCGGTATCCTGAAATATGCTACCAGCGGCGGCGTGAGACTGGGCGGACTGATCTGCAACAGCCGCAACACCGACCGTGAAGACGAGCTGATCATGGAGCTGGCCCGTCGTCTGAACACGCAAATGATCCACTTCGTTCCCCGCGACAACATCGTTCAGCATGCCGAGCTGCGCAGAATGACGGTAGCCCAATATAACCCTGCCCATCAACAAGCTAAAGAATATGAAATTCTGGCTGAAAAAATCCTCAACAACAAAATGCTGACCATCCCTACCCCGATTTCAATGGAAGAACTGGAAGAGCTGCTGATGGAATTCGGCATCATCGAAGATGAAGAAGCTGCACTCAAGAAGCTGCAGGCTTCCGGCCAATAA
- the nifB gene encoding nitrogenase cofactor biosynthesis protein NifB, giving the protein MMQPSPCISSEAEEEISRHPCYSEEAHRFYARMHIPVAPACNIQCHYCNRKFDCVNESRPGVVSEVLTPEQAERKVKGVAAQLMQLSVVGIAGPGDPLANPEQTFDTFARVKKNVPDVSLCLSTNGLTLYRHIDEIVELGIRHVTITINAIDADVGQAIYPWVFDEGVRYEGKAAAELLISRQLRGLELLAKLGILVKVNSIMIPGVNDHHLPAVSKRVKELGATLHNVTPLIIAPGSQYEKDGRKAPRPKELHNLQELLGQGGMKVMRHCRQCRADAIGLLGQDRNRDFPLEAMEADPVINTEARALFQGELDVKIRERVQAKEARLLRENAPKIRVAVATRGGDKVNQHFGHATEFLVYDTDGAEVQLLGVRKIQAYCHGTADCNGDKAATLQEIISIVSDCRILLCSGIGDSPRASLNKAGVLPLVRKGGIQEAILESVKYSSYFENINISKG; this is encoded by the coding sequence ATGATGCAGCCGTCGCCGTGTATATCAAGTGAAGCAGAGGAGGAGATCAGCCGCCACCCTTGCTACAGCGAGGAAGCCCATCGGTTTTATGCCAGGATGCACATCCCGGTAGCTCCCGCCTGCAACATCCAGTGCCATTACTGCAACCGCAAGTTTGACTGCGTGAATGAGAGCAGGCCTGGTGTGGTCAGTGAGGTGCTTACCCCGGAGCAGGCAGAACGCAAAGTGAAAGGGGTAGCCGCCCAGCTGATGCAGCTGTCGGTAGTGGGCATTGCCGGTCCCGGCGATCCGCTGGCGAATCCGGAGCAGACGTTCGACACCTTCGCCCGGGTGAAGAAGAATGTGCCTGATGTCTCCCTTTGCCTCAGCACCAACGGGTTAACGCTGTACCGGCATATCGATGAGATTGTGGAGCTTGGCATCCGCCATGTCACCATCACCATCAACGCCATCGATGCTGATGTCGGTCAAGCGATTTATCCCTGGGTGTTCGACGAGGGTGTGCGTTATGAAGGAAAAGCTGCCGCAGAACTGCTGATCAGCCGCCAGCTGAGGGGGCTTGAACTGCTGGCGAAGCTGGGGATTCTCGTCAAAGTGAATTCGATTATGATTCCTGGGGTCAACGATCATCATTTACCGGCAGTGTCCAAAAGAGTAAAAGAGCTCGGGGCCACACTGCACAACGTAACACCGCTGATTATCGCGCCGGGCAGCCAGTATGAGAAGGACGGGCGCAAAGCGCCCCGTCCGAAGGAACTGCACAATCTGCAGGAGCTTCTTGGACAGGGCGGCATGAAGGTGATGCGCCACTGCCGGCAATGCCGGGCTGACGCCATCGGGCTGCTGGGCCAGGACCGCAACCGGGACTTCCCGCTGGAAGCGATGGAGGCTGATCCGGTGATCAATACAGAAGCCAGAGCATTGTTTCAAGGAGAGCTGGATGTGAAGATCCGCGAACGGGTCCAAGCGAAGGAGGCGAGATTGTTGCGGGAGAATGCACCGAAGATCAGGGTCGCGGTGGCTACCAGAGGCGGCGACAAGGTCAATCAGCATTTCGGGCATGCCACGGAATTCCTGGTTTACGATACCGATGGAGCGGAGGTTCAGCTGCTCGGTGTCCGCAAGATACAGGCATACTGCCACGGCACAGCAGACTGCAACGGCGACAAAGCCGCCACGCTCCAAGAAATTATCTCTATTGTAAGTGATTGCCGCATTCTTCTCTGCTCCGGAATCGGCGATAGTCCCCGTGCCAGCCTGAACAAAGCCGGGGTCCTGCCGCTTGTCCGCAAAGGCGGAATACAGGAAGCGATTCTCGAAAGTGTGAAGTACAGCTCTTATTTTGAAAATATAAACATTTCGAAGGGATGA
- the nifK gene encoding nitrogenase molybdenum-iron protein subunit beta gives MSRDRLEIPDYNSLFSEERYVQQRANKKQFEAPCSEQDTAEALAYSKSAEYMQKNFDRKAVVINPHKACQPLGSVMAALGFEKTLPFVHGSQGCNSYFRSHLSRHFKEPTPAVSSSMTEDAAVFGGMNNLIDGLENSIALYKPEMIALCTTCMAEVIGDDLSSFIGNARIKGAITEDFPVAFCNTPSFVGSHITGYDSMLKGILSYLYERSGVQANPGSGEEAGEKLNVMLGFEPYTGNFAEIRKILEAFDTKYTLLGDHSGNYDSPATGEYEYYYGGTKLADVPLAANALGTLSLQKYTLKKTQDFISGTWNQQLTALSTPLGITGTDKLLDAVSELTGLPVPASLMEERGRVVDALTDSHPYLHGKRVALVGDPDLLIGLIGFCLEIGMEPVHIVCSNGDVDFNEVKFKDEAEALLASSPYGSEAALYIGNDLWHMRSLLINDPVDLAIGSSHLKFAAKDAGVPLVRVGFPILDRHHMHRYPIIGYQGTLNLLSLLVNTVLDELDRNNSGFNYDLVR, from the coding sequence ATGAGCAGGGACAGACTGGAAATTCCAGACTACAACTCATTATTCTCCGAAGAACGCTACGTTCAGCAGCGGGCAAACAAAAAGCAGTTTGAAGCACCCTGCAGCGAACAGGATACAGCAGAAGCACTCGCCTACTCCAAATCCGCAGAATATATGCAAAAAAACTTTGACCGCAAAGCTGTGGTCATCAACCCTCATAAAGCCTGCCAGCCGCTGGGTTCAGTGATGGCTGCGCTTGGCTTCGAGAAAACACTGCCGTTCGTTCATGGCTCACAGGGCTGCAACTCTTATTTCCGCAGTCATCTCAGCCGGCACTTCAAAGAGCCTACGCCTGCCGTCTCTTCTTCGATGACCGAGGACGCGGCGGTATTCGGCGGGATGAACAATCTGATCGACGGCTTGGAGAACAGCATCGCATTGTATAAGCCGGAGATGATTGCTCTCTGTACTACCTGCATGGCTGAAGTCATCGGTGATGACCTGTCTTCTTTTATCGGCAATGCCCGGATCAAGGGAGCCATTACAGAAGATTTCCCGGTAGCCTTCTGCAACACGCCAAGCTTTGTCGGTTCGCATATTACAGGTTATGATTCCATGCTGAAAGGCATTTTGAGCTACCTGTATGAACGCTCAGGCGTTCAGGCTAACCCTGGAAGCGGCGAAGAGGCGGGCGAGAAGCTGAATGTGATGCTTGGGTTTGAGCCTTACACCGGCAACTTTGCTGAAATCCGTAAAATTCTCGAGGCCTTCGATACCAAATATACGCTTCTGGGAGATCACAGCGGCAACTATGACTCTCCGGCCACAGGCGAGTATGAATATTACTACGGCGGCACGAAGCTCGCTGATGTGCCTCTGGCAGCCAATGCTCTCGGTACATTGTCACTGCAGAAATACACATTGAAGAAAACACAGGATTTCATCAGCGGCACCTGGAACCAGCAGCTCACTGCATTGTCCACACCGCTGGGGATTACCGGCACGGATAAGCTGCTGGATGCCGTCAGTGAGCTGACAGGCCTTCCCGTTCCGGCTTCTCTAATGGAGGAACGCGGCCGGGTAGTGGATGCCCTGACGGACAGCCATCCTTATCTGCACGGCAAACGGGTTGCGCTCGTAGGCGATCCGGACCTGTTGATCGGACTCATCGGATTCTGCCTGGAGATTGGCATGGAGCCGGTTCATATCGTCTGCTCCAATGGCGATGTCGATTTTAATGAAGTGAAATTCAAGGACGAAGCAGAGGCGCTTCTGGCTTCCAGTCCTTACGGTTCCGAAGCGGCCCTGTACATCGGCAATGACCTGTGGCATATGCGTTCGCTGCTGATCAACGATCCGGTTGACCTGGCAATCGGCAGCTCGCATCTGAAATTTGCCGCCAAGGATGCGGGTGTGCCCCTGGTTCGCGTAGGCTTCCCGATTCTGGACCGTCATCATATGCACCGTTATCCGATCATCGGCTATCAGGGCACGCTGAACCTGTTGAGCTTGCTCGTGAATACGGTCCTTGATGAGCTTGACCGCAACAACTCCGGCTTTAACTATGATTTGGTGCGGTGA
- the nifD gene encoding nitrogenase molybdenum-iron protein alpha chain has product MGLNIEENKKIVEEVLEAYPKKAKKDREKHFQINTEEAQSCGTCALKSNIKSRPGVMTPRGCSFAGSKGVVWGPIKDMVHISHGPIGCGQYSWGTRRNYANGTLGIDNFTAMQITSDFQETDIVFGGDKKLEVIIREITEMFPLAKGISVQSECPVGLIGDDIEAVSKKMAKELDMPIVPVRCEGFRGVSQSLGHHIANDAIRDFVLGKAELAETGPYDVNIIGDYNIGGDAWASRILLEEMGLRVIAQWSGDGTLNELEIAHKAKLNLIHCHRSMNYMVDHMEKAYDIPWMEYNFFGPSKTYESLRAIAARFDATIQENCEKMIAKHKPAMDAIINKYKPRLENKKVLLMIGGLRSRHTIGAYEDLGMDIVASGYEFAHKDDYERTFPMMKEGTIIMDDPTAYELEELAQKLNVDLVGSGVKEKYVYHKMGVPFRQMHSWDYSGPYHGFDGFKIFAKDMDMTVNSPVWNLIRKKEKAQKEGAGV; this is encoded by the coding sequence ATGGGACTGAATATCGAGGAGAATAAGAAAATAGTAGAAGAGGTTCTGGAAGCCTACCCCAAAAAAGCAAAGAAGGACCGCGAGAAGCATTTCCAGATCAATACCGAAGAAGCCCAATCCTGCGGCACCTGTGCCCTGAAGTCTAATATTAAATCCCGTCCCGGGGTAATGACGCCGCGCGGCTGCTCCTTTGCGGGCTCCAAAGGTGTGGTATGGGGGCCGATCAAGGATATGGTTCATATCAGCCACGGTCCTATCGGCTGCGGACAGTACAGCTGGGGCACACGCCGCAACTATGCCAATGGCACGCTGGGGATCGACAATTTTACGGCTATGCAGATTACGAGTGATTTCCAGGAAACGGACATTGTTTTCGGCGGTGACAAAAAGCTGGAAGTGATTATACGCGAGATCACGGAAATGTTCCCCCTCGCCAAAGGGATCTCTGTACAATCCGAATGCCCGGTCGGTCTGATCGGCGATGATATTGAAGCGGTATCCAAAAAAATGGCCAAAGAGCTGGATATGCCGATTGTGCCAGTACGCTGCGAAGGATTCCGCGGCGTCAGCCAGTCGCTGGGCCACCACATCGCCAATGATGCCATCCGCGATTTCGTGCTGGGCAAAGCCGAACTGGCTGAAACCGGCCCTTATGATGTCAATATTATCGGCGACTATAATATCGGCGGCGATGCATGGGCTTCCCGTATTCTGCTGGAAGAAATGGGCCTTCGCGTCATTGCCCAGTGGTCCGGCGACGGTACCCTGAACGAGCTGGAAATTGCCCATAAGGCGAAGCTGAATCTGATTCACTGCCACCGCTCCATGAACTACATGGTGGATCATATGGAGAAGGCCTATGATATTCCGTGGATGGAATACAATTTCTTCGGACCGTCCAAGACTTATGAGAGTCTGCGCGCTATCGCAGCGCGGTTCGATGCAACGATCCAGGAGAACTGTGAGAAAATGATTGCGAAACACAAACCGGCAATGGATGCCATTATTAATAAATACAAACCGCGTCTGGAGAATAAAAAGGTGCTGCTGATGATCGGCGGTCTGCGTTCCCGTCATACGATTGGAGCATACGAGGATCTGGGCATGGATATCGTAGCTTCCGGTTATGAATTTGCCCATAAGGATGATTACGAAAGAACCTTCCCTATGATGAAGGAAGGCACCATCATTATGGATGACCCTACCGCTTATGAGCTGGAAGAGCTGGCCCAGAAGCTGAATGTCGATCTGGTAGGCTCGGGCGTCAAGGAAAAATATGTGTACCACAAGATGGGCGTTCCGTTCCGCCAGATGCATTCCTGGGACTACAGCGGCCCGTATCACGGCTTTGACGGGTTCAAAATTTTCGCCAAGGACATGGATATGACCGTAAACAGTCCGGTATGGAATCTGATCCGCAAGAAGGAAAAAGCACAGAAAGAGGGGGCGGGCGTATGA
- a CDS encoding nitrogenase component 1 gives MDPVRKDEFDSGACGSLAPKVRPCPRPKPGEAAGGCSFDGAQITLLPIMDAAHLVHGPIACAGNSWESRGTLSSGPSLSQYGFATDLTDSDIIFGGEKKLKDSIDYIAGRFAPPAIFVYSTCVTALTGEDMDAVCKTAAERLGIPVIPVNSPGFVGSKNLGNRLAGDALLQYVIGTGEPSPICPWGSILSANTISPARCGISRS, from the coding sequence ATGGACCCTGTTCGAAAAGACGAATTTGATTCCGGGGCTTGCGGGAGCCTGGCCCCGAAAGTACGGCCCTGTCCACGGCCCAAACCGGGCGAAGCGGCTGGAGGCTGCTCCTTCGACGGAGCCCAAATTACACTGCTGCCGATTATGGACGCTGCGCATCTTGTCCATGGTCCGATTGCCTGTGCCGGGAACAGCTGGGAGAGCAGGGGGACCCTGTCCAGCGGGCCCTCCCTGTCCCAATATGGCTTTGCTACGGATCTGACCGATTCCGATATTATTTTTGGCGGAGAAAAGAAACTGAAGGACAGTATTGACTATATTGCCGGGCGCTTTGCGCCTCCGGCAATATTTGTATATTCAACCTGTGTGACTGCCCTGACCGGTGAAGACATGGATGCCGTCTGCAAGACGGCTGCGGAGCGGCTCGGTATACCGGTCATCCCGGTGAACAGCCCCGGATTTGTCGGAAGCAAAAATCTCGGCAACCGGCTGGCCGGAGATGCGCTGCTCCAGTATGTCATTGGTACAGGGGAGCCCTCCCCGATATGCCCATGGGGATCAATCTTATCGGCGAATACAATATCGCCGGCGAGATGTGGGATATCGAGAAGCTGA